A DNA window from Methylobacterium sp. NMS14P contains the following coding sequences:
- a CDS encoding alpha-amylase family glycosyl hydrolase yields MASWIEQAVWWQVFPLRFVGAPDQADAAAPVTHRLAHLHGWLDYAVELGASGLALGPIFAASTHGYDTVDHFRIDPRLGDEADFDALIAAARARGLRVLLDGVFNHVGRAHPAFQDVLRHGPESGQAGWFRLSWPRGSGPGIEPDYACFEGHRQLVTLNHDDPRVADHVAAVMGHWLARGADGWRLDAAYAVPPRFWARVLRQVRLAHPEAYIVGEVIHGDYARIVQDTGMDAVTQYELWKAIWSALNDRNLFELAHALDRHNAYLDRFAPLTFVGNHDVTRIASRLTDERHLPHALALLLTCGGTPSIYAGDEQAFRGVKEERVGGDDAIRPAFPPTPADLAPYGWPIYRLHQDLIALRRRQAGLHRARARALHLANAQIVLALGDGSARVLTALNLADAAATLPVPEARAIEAGGGDLAEAGGPGARVTLPAHGWAILTV; encoded by the coding sequence GGATCGAACAGGCAGTCTGGTGGCAGGTCTTTCCCCTCCGCTTCGTCGGGGCTCCTGACCAGGCCGACGCGGCCGCGCCGGTCACGCACCGCCTCGCCCACCTGCACGGCTGGCTCGACTACGCGGTCGAGCTCGGCGCGTCCGGGCTGGCGCTGGGGCCGATCTTCGCCGCCTCTACGCACGGCTACGACACGGTCGACCATTTCCGCATCGATCCGCGGCTGGGCGACGAGGCCGATTTCGACGCGCTGATCGCGGCGGCCCGTGCCCGCGGCCTCCGGGTCCTGCTCGACGGCGTCTTCAACCATGTCGGGCGGGCGCATCCGGCCTTCCAGGACGTCCTGCGGCACGGGCCCGAATCCGGACAGGCCGGCTGGTTCAGGCTGTCCTGGCCGCGGGGCTCCGGTCCGGGCATCGAGCCGGACTACGCCTGCTTCGAGGGGCACCGGCAGCTCGTCACGCTCAACCACGACGACCCGCGCGTCGCCGACCACGTCGCCGCCGTCATGGGCCACTGGCTCGCCCGGGGTGCCGACGGCTGGCGGCTGGACGCGGCCTACGCGGTGCCGCCGCGCTTCTGGGCGCGGGTGCTGCGGCAGGTCCGCCTCGCGCATCCGGAGGCCTACATCGTCGGCGAGGTGATCCACGGCGACTACGCCCGAATCGTCCAGGACACCGGCATGGACGCGGTGACCCAGTACGAGCTGTGGAAGGCGATCTGGAGCGCCCTCAACGACCGCAACCTGTTCGAGCTGGCCCACGCCCTGGACCGGCACAACGCCTATCTCGACAGGTTCGCGCCCCTGACCTTCGTGGGCAACCACGACGTGACGCGGATCGCGAGCCGCCTCACCGACGAGCGCCACCTGCCGCACGCGCTGGCGCTCCTGCTGACCTGCGGCGGGACGCCCTCGATCTACGCCGGCGACGAGCAGGCCTTCCGCGGCGTGAAGGAGGAGCGGGTCGGCGGCGACGACGCCATCCGGCCGGCCTTCCCGCCGACGCCCGCGGATCTCGCCCCGTACGGCTGGCCGATCTACCGGCTGCACCAGGACCTGATCGCCCTCCGGCGGCGCCAGGCCGGGCTGCACCGCGCGCGGGCGCGGGCGCTGCACCTCGCCAACGCGCAGATCGTGCTCGCGCTGGGCGACGGGAGCGCGCGGGTGCTGACCGCCCTGAACCTCGCCGACGCGGCCGCGACGCTGCCGGTGCCGGAGGCCCGGGCAATCGAGGCCGGCGGCGGCGATCTCGCCGAGGCCGGCGGCCCCGGCGCCCGCGTGACTCTCCCGGCCCACGGCTGGGC